GAGTGCCTCCAAAGCCTCCTTTCCTGTCGAGACCCCTGTGACGGAGTTTCCCCTTTTCTTGAGCAGTTCCTTGGCTAGGTGCATATTTATCGCATTGTCCTCGGCCAAGAGGACTCGCAAGCCTTGTCTTGGCAAGGCAAGGGCTGGCGTGATCAGGCCCGGAGCCTCTGTGATCTGCTCTTTGGTCAGGCCAAAGTTCGCTGTAAACGAGAAGGTCGAACCGATGCCCATCTCGCTACGGGCCTGAATCGTGCCTCCCATCAGCTCCACGAGATGCTTGGAGATGGACAGCCCAAGTCCCGTCCCCCCGTATTTGACGTGCGCCGAACTGTCGACCTGGGCGAAGCTATCGAAAATGGTACTGAGCTTGTCAGCTGGTATACCGATGCCTTCATCCGCGACCTCAAAGCTGATGGTGGCCTGCTCGGATGAAAGCGTCCCGCCATCCAAACCGACAGAAACGCGCACCCAACCCTTGTGCGAGAACTTGACCGCGTTGCCTACAAGGTTGGTGAGCACTTGCCTGAGCCGCCCCCTGTCGCCCATGAGGGCATCAGGGACATCTGGAGCGACTTGGAGGGACACTTTCAAACCCTTTCCTTGGGCGACGACGTCCAAAGGCTTCAGGGTCGCCTCAAGACTCTCACGCAGGCTGAAGGGCTTTTTCTCCAGCATGACCTTGCCAGCCTCGATCTTGGAGAGGTCGAGGATGTCGTTGATGATGTCGAGCAAGGTAAGACCGGACCTCTTGACCATCTGCAGGTATTCACGGGCCTTCGGTTCTTCCACGGTAATGAGCGCCAACTCGGTCAGGCCGATGACCCCGTTCATCGGAGTTCTGATCTCGTGGCTCATGTTGGCCAGGAACTCGGACTTGGCACGGTTGGCCTGTTCAGCTTCAATTCTGGCTGAAAGGTGCTGCAGCCCAAGGGAGGCCACGCCCGCGAGCTGTCCCAGCAAAGTCTCATCTTCGGCTGTAAATGTACCGTCTGTCTTGGTGGAAACGCTGATGAGTCCCTCAGGCTTTCCTTGTGTATTGGTCAGAGCGGCGATGAGCAAACCGCGCAGGGGCGGATGATCACTAGCCAGGTTCCATTCGCGAGGAGTCTCCGGCAGCTCCATTTCGCTTAGGCGTATTATGCCTGGGTTGCGGCTATCAAACAGCTTTTTGAAAATGCCGCCACAATGCCCGCTCAGGTGCTCGGAGTTTGGGAATCGTGCTATTGCATGCGGGGAATGCACTGCGAAATCGAAGCGCTTATCGGCCACCTGGTAGCCGCTTGCCGCCACCCGAGCGTTCGTAACTATCTGGGCCGCCTTGGCCACGGTCGTGAGGAGTCCTTCTATAGTCTGTTCGGCCAGGATATCCTTGGTCGCGATTATAAGCTTGTTCTGAAGGTTGAGTGAGCGTAGGCGGGCTTTCTCGGCCTGCTTGCGTTCGGTGATGTCGCGGATGACCATGCTGGTCAGGGTCCTGTCTTGGGCACCTTGGTAAAGCCCAGAGGACATCTCGGCTTCGAAGTGGCTTCCATCACTTCGTCGATACCGCAGTTCGCCACGCGTACGTCCGGTGCGGACGCGCTCCTCCAAGAGAATGGGCAGGCGAGGATCAGAAGTGTCGACAAGGCCTTCGCGGCCAGCAGCGATGATTTCCTGTTCAGTTAGACCAAACATGTCCTGAGCTGCCCGATTGGCAGCCAGGATGGACCCGTCAGGAGCAGTCAGGAGCACGGCGTCCATGCTTGCCTCGAAGAAGGCCCGCAGGCGCTCCTCACGGTCTACCAAGGCGTCCTCGGCCTGCTTGCGATCAGAGATATCCTCGACCGCGCCGATGAGGCCGACGGGCTGGCCAGCCGAATTGTAATCCAGTGAGACGGCCAGGGTAGCCCAGACAAGGGAATTATCCTTGCGGATATAGCGTTTTTCCAGAGAATACGAGTTGGTTTTGCCTGCCAGGAGCTGCCGTATGAGGGGCAGTTCCCTCTCCAGATCATCAGGATGGGTGAGATCCTCATACCGTAGATTGAGAAGCTCGTCCCTGGAGTAGCCCAGGATGTCGCAAAGCTTCTGATTCACCTGAAGCAGGCGATTGTCCAGTTTTGCCCTAGCCAGTCCCACGGCCGCCTGCTCGAAAACGGATTGGTATCTGGCCTCCTGCTCACGCAGCACGGTAATGTCGCGACACGACACAAGCACGCTGTCGATCTGGCCATTGGAGCTACGTTCAGGCATGCAGCGGCAGTGAAAGACCTGTCTGCCGCTCTCCGTCTGCCGCACGAACTCCGCCGTCTTCTCCACGCCTTCGCTCAAGGTCTTGTGCAGGATGGTTTCCAGACCGGCAAAACCGGCATCATCAATTCCAGCCTCGGGTAGGGAACGGCCAATGTAGGATCTTGCGGGCTGGCCGAACGCGGATTCGATGGCCGGATTGGCGTAGGTGCAGCGTAGGTCTTGATCGAAGCGGACGATGACGTCAGGGGAATTCTCTACAAGCAGTCTGTACCCGGCATCGGCTTGTAAAAAAGATCGTATGGCGTCCGCGACGCTCCGATGGCCCTGCCCGGACTCCCGGTAAGCTGCGACCACGCCTGCGAGTATGTAACCGAATCCGAGGATTTGGCTGATTCTACCAAGCCAGCTAAGAGGAGTGCCCACAGCATGCATAAGGCTGTAGCAAATCATGCCGGTCATGATGAGCACGAGTCCAAGCAGGAACCAGTAGCCGAAAGCCGAGCGATTGCGCTTGTACACGGAGTATTGGTCTTTCACCGCGACGACAAAAAGGATCAGGGCGGTCGAAAGTACAAGTCGGCGGATGCCCGTTGGCCCCTCTCCCTGGATAAAGAAGGTTGGCAGGTTGCCGCTTAGACTTGCCCCGTAGACGAGCAAGGGAAGCAGAAACATGCTTGCGTAGACCAATACCAGTAAAAAGCGTTTTGCTTTTCCCCGAGTATTGCGACCGGCGGTCCGCAGGCTTAGGTGTGTGCTCATGGCGCAGCTAGCGGCAAAGGCAAGCGTGCTCACGTTGTTTATCTTTACGATGTCATCGGCTCCAAGCCCAAAGATCGAATGGAAACCCGTCAGCAGGCTGGCCATGCCGAAGGCGACCATGCCGCTGCCAAGCGCAAGGGCGCTTGCCAATCTCTGAATCAGGTAAATCCTGGCGGAAAGGATGGCCACGAGCGCGCATGGCACAATGATGAACAGGAGGGTGGCTGCCGGTAGGAGGTAAGGCGGCTCAATAATACGCCGAGAATCTTGTAGCGTTAGCAAGGCCATGAGGACTGGCATCGCGATCGCAGCGAGTAGGGCCAAGCGCCTGGAAATTCTCGCCCCAGGGGCGGCTTGCATGTTGACCGACTCCTTTATTCTTATCATAGGCGGTATTAGTCAGCCCCCATGATCCAAGAGGGTTGCGATGATCCTGATGAGTAGGAACAAGTGATCTTGCGGAGTCAGCGCATTACACGGGTTTTGTCAATTATATTTGAATGCGGCAAAACAATCCGCGGTAGCTTAGGGTGATGCAATTAGTGACACTAAGCATCTCTGATGTAGAATCAAGATTGAGGGGGCGAGGCTTTTGCACGCCAGGCACTTAGAGCAATTAACAAAACCTCTTACGTATCTGAGCGTGATGAGGCTTTGCTAGTCGCTCTTATCAGGGGCTGTTTTTTGTCCGCATTTTGTCCGCAAGGATGCGGACAAGTCACGCTAAATTCAGTTATTTTCAGGCAGTCAGGTTTTACCCTTGACCACCCGTCACCGCCTGATATAAAAGGCCCTTCGCGAGTTCGCCAGCGTAGCTCAGTTGGTAGAGCAGCTGATTCGTAATCAGCAGGTCCGGAGTTCAAATCTCCGCGCTGGCTCCAAAAAAAACAGGGACTTACACATCTGCCGGTAAGTCCCTTTTTTCATGGGTGAGCAAAAAGTGAGCAAAGTGGGGCAAAAAGCCTCGCTGGAATAGAGGGTTGGGAGATTGTCCCAGCCCTTTTGTTTTTGGATCACTGAACTGTAAAATTTTGGTAACGTGAGAAGTCCTGACCCATCCCTGAACCTCGGGAAGATGCTTATGAGTGAATGGATTGCGTTGGAGAAGGCAGCAAAGGACTACTTCGAGAACAACCTTGGTATTGATCTTCAAAGCCCGTTTCCCATTCTGATCAATGTCCCTGGTCGAACTCCCCAAATCCACAGGTTTGATGCGGGTTCACATGAGCATCAGATAGCGATTGAGTGCAAATGTCATCAGTGGGTAAGGGGTAAGGCGTTGCCCCCGGCGAAATTCTCCAACTGGAATGAGGCTATGCACCTTTTCAACTGCCTTCCTGAGGGTTTCCGCAAAGTCTTTTGTGTGATGAGGTGCTTACAAGAGGGTTCAGGCAAGGCGTTATCCGCTCTCTATATTGAAAGAAATGGTCACCTGATACCAAGTGATGTTGAAATATATGAGGGTGAGAAAAACCCGGTAAACTGGTCTTTTTCAAGAGTCTTGTAGTCGTCAATTCCGCTACAATTCTTTGATTTACTTATCAGTCTTTTTTCTTTGACAGTTTTTCATCATTTCTTGAAAATGCTCTTTGAAATTTGGGTAAAAGTTGTCGCGAATATTATGGAGAATTCTTACAACAAAATCGTTGAAATTCTTCATTGTGTATTCGTCTGAATTCAACTCACTTTCATCAGTAATGTGGATATGAATATTATTACGTAGTCTTCTGCATTTATCAATCATCTTGACGTCATCTCTGTCCCAATGCAAAACTTCAAGCCTTCGAAACTCATTTATAACTTTAAGTAAGTCTTTTGCATCGAACTTTATTGAGCGGTACTTGCATTCGGTAATTGGACATTTCCCATCTCCATCACAATAATCATTCAAATTCTTCATGCACCCTCTTATCAGTGCCTCAATGATAGTATATAGGTTGATGATTTGGTACTTGTAAAAAATGCTTTGAACTGAAAGACCGATATCAAATCTATTGGCAATGAAGTTTAAAAAGTCACCATATTGAAAAGCATAAGTTATATTCTGTTTCAGCAGTTTGTCCTTTACAAGAGGGTATATGCTATAAGCTGCATTGAAGTAGTCAGTGGTACGTATATAACCAGTAGGCAAACGTATTCTATCCTTCTTGGAGAGAATCATTTGAGAAACCGGCGGATTGAAACCAGCTTCCCTTTGTAGTTTCTCGATTTCCATTAGCGTTTCAGAACAGGAATAACAAAGTTCCATCAGCTTCTTTTGGTGCCCATTCACGATGCCACCCTCAGCTTGCGTTAAATTATACCAAAAATAGCTGCCGTAAGTTTTTCCGCGTCCGCATTGTCCTTTATGAGTTTGAGAGCTTCATGCGGCATCAGACGAAGAAAGTCTTCAAACTTCTCCCGGCTTACCCCCGCCCTCTTCCACAGGCGCAAAGCCTCGTAGCGTTTTCGCGAGTACCCAAGGATAGCCCAGGGTTTTTCTAGTTGTAGCTTGCTAATCGTCATTCTGTATGTGTCCACTGAGACTTACGATTGACAACAATCAATAGTTTTGCTTGTCTTTTAAAGTAAATCAGGCACATCTAGATATATTTGCTGCGAGAGTACGAATCCGTCAAGCGTCTTAGCTCATGCTTGGACTTTTTCCAGGATGAAACTATCGGTCCACCAAGCGGCATCAGCGACTAATTGGAGGTATTCAATATGAAGCTATTTCCCCCTGAAATTGAAGTGGGTGAAGATGAAGGCTTTGAGCCCTCCAAAGATATTTTCAAGCGCAAAGAATATGGTGAATATCTAGCTCGCCTTTTTTCAGTGGTCGAAGACCCGATGGTCGTTGTTTTGGATGAGCCTTGGGGAAGCGGTAAGACAACGTTCGTAAAGATGCTAGCGGGACATCTCCGGAATGAGAGCTTTCCTGTGATCTACTAT
This genomic window from Desulfocurvibacter africanus subsp. africanus DSM 2603 contains:
- a CDS encoding PAS domain S-box protein — encoded protein: MAILSARIYLIQRLASALALGSGMVAFGMASLLTGFHSIFGLGADDIVKINNVSTLAFAASCAMSTHLSLRTAGRNTRGKAKRFLLVLVYASMFLLPLLVYGASLSGNLPTFFIQGEGPTGIRRLVLSTALILFVVAVKDQYSVYKRNRSAFGYWFLLGLVLIMTGMICYSLMHAVGTPLSWLGRISQILGFGYILAGVVAAYRESGQGHRSVADAIRSFLQADAGYRLLVENSPDVIVRFDQDLRCTYANPAIESAFGQPARSYIGRSLPEAGIDDAGFAGLETILHKTLSEGVEKTAEFVRQTESGRQVFHCRCMPERSSNGQIDSVLVSCRDITVLREQEARYQSVFEQAAVGLARAKLDNRLLQVNQKLCDILGYSRDELLNLRYEDLTHPDDLERELPLIRQLLAGKTNSYSLEKRYIRKDNSLVWATLAVSLDYNSAGQPVGLIGAVEDISDRKQAEDALVDREERLRAFFEASMDAVLLTAPDGSILAANRAAQDMFGLTEQEIIAAGREGLVDTSDPRLPILLEERVRTGRTRGELRYRRSDGSHFEAEMSSGLYQGAQDRTLTSMVIRDITERKQAEKARLRSLNLQNKLIIATKDILAEQTIEGLLTTVAKAAQIVTNARVAASGYQVADKRFDFAVHSPHAIARFPNSEHLSGHCGGIFKKLFDSRNPGIIRLSEMELPETPREWNLASDHPPLRGLLIAALTNTQGKPEGLISVSTKTDGTFTAEDETLLGQLAGVASLGLQHLSARIEAEQANRAKSEFLANMSHEIRTPMNGVIGLTELALITVEEPKAREYLQMVKRSGLTLLDIINDILDLSKIEAGKVMLEKKPFSLRESLEATLKPLDVVAQGKGLKVSLQVAPDVPDALMGDRGRLRQVLTNLVGNAVKFSHKGWVRVSVGLDGGTLSSEQATISFEVADEGIGIPADKLSTIFDSFAQVDSSAHVKYGGTGLGLSISKHLVELMGGTIQARSEMGIGSTFSFTANFGLTKEQITEAPGLITPALALPRQGLRVLLAEDNAINMHLAKELLKKRGNSVTGVSTGKEALEALAKEPFDLVLMDVQMPEMGGEEATRRIRAGEAGDPRVPIVALTAYALEGDRERFLVAGMDDYLSKPIDMEELDRVLARMDQARESG